In Vagococcus hydrophili, one DNA window encodes the following:
- a CDS encoding M24 family metallopeptidase, producing MYKERLENVLKEMEIRNMPQLIVSDPMTIFYLTGKMIEPGERLAALVLKENREHVAVINKLFPIPASDLGMPVVKVDDIDEGKGIGVLADQLNHDEIIAVDKHWAAEFLLGLMKKVGKEVSHFALSSEITDDVRAIKSEDEKQKMREVSRDNDTAVGKLADLVPEKLTELAMTEKLATIYKELGNSGFSFDPIVAYGANGADPHHMNDDSIVTAGDSIIIDIGGMKNGYCSDMTRTFFYKEVSDKSREVYETVLEANKRAIEKVKPGVTFAEIDAAARDYITEKGYGEYFTHRTGHFIGMECHEAGDVSGANHTKAKVGNIFSIEPGIYVPGEVGVRIEDLVIVTEDGCENLNHYPKELTILG from the coding sequence ATGTATAAGGAAAGATTAGAAAATGTATTAAAAGAGATGGAAATTAGAAATATGCCCCAACTAATCGTTTCAGATCCGATGACCATTTTTTACTTAACCGGAAAAATGATCGAACCAGGTGAAAGATTAGCTGCGTTGGTTCTTAAAGAAAATAGAGAACATGTGGCTGTGATCAACAAATTATTCCCAATTCCAGCATCAGATTTAGGCATGCCAGTGGTCAAAGTGGATGATATCGACGAAGGAAAAGGCATTGGTGTGTTAGCTGATCAACTGAATCATGATGAAATTATTGCTGTAGATAAACATTGGGCAGCAGAATTTTTACTTGGCTTAATGAAAAAAGTTGGCAAAGAAGTGAGTCATTTTGCCTTAAGTTCAGAGATTACCGATGATGTTCGTGCCATTAAATCAGAAGATGAAAAACAAAAAATGCGTGAAGTATCAAGAGACAATGATACAGCTGTTGGTAAGTTGGCAGATTTAGTTCCTGAGAAATTAACGGAACTTGCCATGACTGAAAAATTAGCTACTATCTATAAAGAATTAGGTAATTCAGGCTTTTCATTTGACCCAATCGTGGCTTACGGTGCTAATGGAGCAGACCCTCATCACATGAACGATGATAGTATTGTAACGGCTGGTGATAGCATTATTATCGATATCGGTGGTATGAAAAACGGCTACTGTTCTGATATGACTCGTACATTTTTCTACAAAGAAGTATCAGATAAAAGTCGTGAAGTTTATGAGACTGTTCTTGAAGCGAACAAGCGTGCCATAGAAAAAGTAAAACCAGGAGTTACATTTGCTGAAATTGATGCAGCTGCTCGTGATTATATTACTGAAAAAGGATATGGTGAGTACTTTACACACCGTACAGGTCACTTTATTGGGATGGAGTGCCATGAAGCAGGAGATGTTTCAGGGGCAAATCATACAAAAGCCAAAGTCGGCAATATTTTCTCAATTGAACCAGGGATTTATGTGCCAGGTGAAGTGGGCGTTAGAATTGAAGATTTAGTGATTGTGACAGAAGATGGCTGTGAGAATTTAAATCACTATCCAAAAGAATTAACGATTTTAGGATAA
- a CDS encoding pyridoxal phosphate-dependent aminotransferase has translation MKFYNKSSKLDHVSYDVRGPVLEEADKMVKRGIDIIKLNTGNPAAFGFKAPNEVIDDLITNARHSEGYSDSKGIFSARKAIQQYCQLKGFPNVDIDDIYTGNGVSELITMSMQGLIDNGDEILIPMPDYPLWTAAVTLAGGNAVHYVCDEEAEWYPDIADIKSKITSRTKAIVLINPNNPTGALYPKELLEEIVKVAREHQLIIYSDEIYDRLVMDGLEHISIATLAPDLCVITFNGLSKSHRVAGFRCGWMVISGEKKHVRGYIEGLNMLASMRLCSNVLSQQIIQTALGGYQSVDELLLPGGRIYEQREFITNALNEIPGITAKKPKAAFYIFPKIDTKKFNILDDEKFVLDFLHEKHVLLVHGKGFNMPTPDHFRIVYLPKVDELKMTTDALGDFLQNYRQK, from the coding sequence ATGAAATTTTATAATAAATCGTCAAAATTAGATCATGTTAGTTATGATGTACGAGGTCCTGTTTTAGAAGAAGCCGATAAAATGGTGAAACGTGGCATTGATATCATTAAATTAAATACAGGGAATCCAGCAGCGTTTGGGTTCAAAGCACCCAACGAAGTGATTGATGACTTGATTACGAATGCGAGACATTCAGAAGGGTATTCTGATTCAAAAGGAATTTTTTCAGCAAGAAAAGCGATTCAACAATATTGCCAATTAAAAGGCTTTCCAAATGTTGATATCGATGATATTTATACAGGTAATGGGGTCAGTGAGTTAATTACAATGTCAATGCAAGGGTTGATTGACAACGGAGATGAGATTTTAATTCCTATGCCCGATTACCCATTGTGGACAGCAGCTGTGACGTTAGCCGGTGGAAATGCGGTTCATTACGTATGTGATGAGGAAGCCGAGTGGTATCCAGATATTGCTGATATAAAAAGTAAGATTACAAGTCGCACAAAAGCGATTGTTTTAATTAATCCAAACAATCCAACAGGAGCACTTTATCCTAAAGAATTACTAGAAGAAATCGTGAAAGTAGCGCGAGAACATCAATTAATTATTTATTCTGATGAAATTTATGATCGTTTGGTGATGGATGGTTTAGAGCATATTTCGATTGCGACCCTTGCTCCCGATTTATGTGTCATTACTTTTAATGGGTTATCCAAATCACACCGAGTAGCAGGGTTTAGATGTGGATGGATGGTTATTAGTGGTGAAAAGAAACATGTGAGAGGCTACATTGAAGGCTTGAATATGTTGGCATCTATGAGACTATGTTCGAATGTCTTGTCTCAACAAATTATCCAAACAGCTCTAGGTGGCTATCAAAGCGTAGATGAGCTATTACTTCCTGGTGGACGGATTTATGAGCAACGAGAGTTCATCACAAACGCTTTAAATGAGATTCCAGGAATTACAGCAAAAAAACCAAAAGCAGCATTTTATATCTTCCCTAAAATTGATACGAAAAAATTTAATATTTTAGATGATGAAAAATTTGTTTTGGATTTTCTTCATGAAAAACATGTTTTACTAGTCCATGGTAAAGGCTTTAATATGCCAACACCAGATCATTTTAGGATTGTCTATTTACCTAAAGTAGATGAATTAAAAATGACCACAGACGCATTAGGAGACTTTTTACAAAATTACCGTCAAAAATAA
- a CDS encoding Type 1 glutamine amidotransferase-like domain-containing protein, translating to MKYLFLTSSFIDSYQFLEEFTQESIKGKKIVFIDIASQVEENSDYIEEGINLLKTLGAHVTLLDKDKHNYEALVRETDYIYVAGGNTFYLLQELKKTGLDKLIIQHIEAGKLYIGESAGSIIMAKDISYIKHMDDISMAPELADYTGLNQIDISPVPHLENEYLDEAVQTILVTEKEVCQLTPFRDNEVLTYKNNKLKKLS from the coding sequence TTGAAATATTTATTTTTAACTTCATCATTTATAGATAGTTATCAATTTTTAGAAGAATTTACTCAAGAGTCGATCAAAGGAAAAAAGATTGTTTTTATTGATATTGCTAGTCAGGTTGAAGAAAATTCTGACTACATAGAAGAAGGTATCAATCTATTAAAAACTCTAGGAGCTCACGTGACTCTTCTAGATAAAGACAAGCATAATTACGAAGCATTGGTCCGCGAAACTGATTATATCTATGTCGCTGGTGGTAACACTTTTTATTTACTTCAAGAACTCAAAAAAACAGGTTTAGACAAATTAATCATTCAACATATTGAAGCTGGTAAACTTTACATTGGTGAATCAGCAGGTTCTATTATTATGGCAAAAGATATCTCTTATATTAAGCACATGGATGACATAAGTATGGCACCTGAGTTAGCTGATTATACTGGATTAAATCAAATCGATATCTCTCCTGTTCCTCATTTAGAGAACGAATATTTAGATGAAGCTGTTCAAACTATTTTAGTAACTGAAAAAGAAGTTTGCCAGTTAACCCCGTTTCGCGATAATGAAGTCTTAACCTATAAAAATAATAAACTAAAAAAGCTAAGTTAA
- the nagA gene encoding N-acetylglucosamine-6-phosphate deacetylase yields MKTVIYADKFFLTSGTEGPGFLDITDGIFGKVTKEKPEETEKVIDYTDKWIAPGLVDTHIHGFKNNDVMDANAEGIKQMSEDLLSCGVTSFLPTTLTSSREQLTTVAKTIGEVYQDVKGAKIQGIYFEGPFFTEEYKGAQNPGYFSDPDIDIFNEWQEVSGGIIKKIALAPEREGVSDFVKEVTDNGVVVALGHSNATLAEASEAVECGASVFVHAFNGMRGLNHREPGMVGAAMNLKHVFSELICDGHHVHPDAANILMEKAGHDHIALITDCMMAGGMPDGDYMLGEFPVTVKDGTARMAEGNLAGSILRLKEAVKNVVEWGIATPEEAIMMASYVPAVSCKMDDVCGSITRGRAADFIVLSDALDLEATYLDGECRFQVQ; encoded by the coding sequence ATGAAAACAGTAATCTATGCAGATAAATTTTTCTTAACAAGTGGGACAGAAGGCCCTGGATTTTTAGATATTACAGATGGTATTTTTGGGAAAGTAACGAAAGAAAAACCAGAAGAAACAGAAAAAGTCATTGATTATACAGATAAATGGATTGCCCCAGGTCTAGTGGATACTCATATTCATGGGTTTAAAAATAATGATGTGATGGACGCAAATGCTGAAGGTATTAAGCAAATGTCTGAAGATTTATTGTCTTGTGGTGTGACGTCATTTTTACCAACAACGTTAACATCTAGCCGTGAACAGTTAACAACGGTTGCTAAAACGATTGGTGAGGTTTATCAAGATGTGAAGGGTGCGAAAATTCAAGGGATTTACTTTGAAGGACCGTTCTTTACAGAAGAATACAAAGGCGCTCAAAATCCTGGTTATTTCTCTGATCCAGATATTGACATATTCAATGAATGGCAAGAAGTATCAGGTGGAATTATCAAAAAAATCGCCTTAGCACCAGAGCGTGAAGGTGTCTCTGACTTTGTAAAAGAAGTGACTGATAATGGTGTTGTCGTTGCCCTTGGACATAGTAATGCTACATTAGCTGAAGCCAGCGAAGCGGTTGAATGTGGTGCCAGTGTCTTTGTTCATGCCTTTAATGGCATGCGTGGCTTAAATCACCGTGAACCTGGAATGGTTGGTGCCGCAATGAATTTAAAACACGTCTTTTCTGAATTGATTTGTGATGGACATCATGTGCATCCAGATGCGGCTAATATTTTAATGGAAAAAGCGGGACATGATCACATTGCCTTGATTACAGATTGTATGATGGCTGGTGGTATGCCTGATGGAGATTACATGTTAGGTGAGTTCCCAGTAACCGTTAAAGATGGAACAGCTCGTATGGCTGAAGGTAATTTAGCAGGGAGTATTTTAAGACTCAAAGAAGCGGTTAAAAATGTGGTTGAATGGGGAATCGCAACCCCAGAAGAAGCAATCATGATGGCAAGTTACGTTCCTGCTGTTAGTTGTAAAATGGACGATGTGTGTGGTAGTATCACTCGCGGACGCGCTGCAGATTTTATTGTTTTATCAGATGCATTAGATTTAGAAGCAACTTACCTAGACGGCGAGTGTCGTTTTCAAGTACAATAG
- a CDS encoding DNA/RNA non-specific endonuclease, with the protein MAKKKQHKQKHPASLLIGLIILLGLAFAGVQLPDFLNDFLLPGNTKPTSQKTTQAPSSQSGDNPGPIEHGDATFTQEEMKDNKKGWIHYGEYDQFDRPTTAEALITPAMIGTGTGAKQDIRPPGFISGTDPNNHSRGHLIGRQLGGSGEDPKNLVTLYQNPVNTPFMTKYENMVRKAADNGETIRYRVKPIYEGDIGMPTAVQMEGKGLNKHTKINFNVTIENKK; encoded by the coding sequence ATGGCAAAAAAGAAGCAACATAAACAAAAACATCCGGCATCACTTTTAATCGGTTTAATTATTCTTTTAGGATTAGCTTTTGCAGGCGTTCAGTTACCAGATTTTTTAAATGATTTTTTACTACCTGGTAACACAAAACCAACCAGTCAAAAGACAACTCAAGCACCTAGTAGCCAATCTGGTGATAATCCGGGACCGATTGAGCATGGGGATGCGACTTTTACTCAAGAAGAGATGAAAGACAATAAAAAGGGCTGGATTCATTACGGAGAATACGATCAATTTGATCGCCCGACAACGGCTGAAGCTTTAATTACACCTGCTATGATTGGAACTGGAACGGGAGCTAAACAGGACATCCGACCACCAGGATTTATTTCAGGAACTGATCCAAATAATCATTCAAGAGGTCATTTAATTGGTCGCCAACTCGGTGGTAGTGGTGAAGATCCTAAAAATTTAGTCACACTTTATCAAAACCCTGTGAATACGCCTTTTATGACGAAGTATGAAAACATGGTCCGAAAAGCAGCTGATAACGGTGAAACCATTCGTTACCGAGTGAAACCAATTTACGAAGGTGACATTGGTATGCCGACTGCCGTTCAAATGGAAGGTAAGGGTTTAAATAAACATACGAAAATTAACTTCAATGTTACGATAGAAAATAAAAAATAG
- a CDS encoding LytTR family DNA-binding domain-containing protein, with protein MKLNITYSEEKNQEEIEIISHPSNQSFLNQLTKNFNQPQTLIVTQPSNNRQKIIAISDIEAITALGHLSKVTLTNQESYFYSKRIKELTFLNQHNLYQINQSTFINLMCVTSFQVEKHARLEILTHSQTSYIVSRHYVKQIKERLLCSNN; from the coding sequence ATGAAATTAAATATTACGTATTCAGAAGAAAAAAATCAAGAAGAGATTGAGATTATCAGTCACCCAAGTAATCAGTCATTTTTAAATCAATTAACTAAAAATTTCAATCAACCACAAACTTTGATTGTCACACAACCTAGCAATAATAGGCAAAAAATTATTGCCATCTCTGATATTGAAGCAATTACAGCATTAGGTCATTTATCTAAAGTAACTCTGACAAATCAAGAGAGTTATTTTTACTCTAAACGAATTAAAGAATTAACCTTTTTAAATCAGCACAACTTATATCAAATTAATCAATCAACTTTTATTAATCTAATGTGTGTGACATCTTTTCAAGTTGAAAAACACGCTCGTTTAGAAATTCTAACTCACAGTCAAACAAGTTATATCGTTAGTCGTCACTATGTTAAACAAATTAAGGAGAGGTTATTATGTTCAAACAATTAA
- a CDS encoding DUF2187 domain-containing protein, protein MEINSKVNFDWQGSQFEGIIEKEYENSVLLAVVNPTTELKEKYLGRLVVSKKTCQQVG, encoded by the coding sequence TTGGAAATTAATAGTAAAGTAAACTTCGATTGGCAAGGTAGCCAATTTGAAGGAATTATTGAAAAAGAATACGAAAATTCAGTCCTATTAGCTGTTGTTAATCCAACAACAGAATTAAAAGAAAAATATTTAGGACGTTTGGTAGTTAGTAAAAAAACTTGCCAACAAGTTGGTTAA
- a CDS encoding acyl-[acyl-carrier-protein] thioesterase, producing MAKKYTEKYVIPSYECDRSDYLKIPTLVKILIQISGNQSKSLGVSDAYVHTFGLGWIILQHDISIKRLPVAGETVTLGTEAANYNKFFCYRNFWILDEEGNECVTMETTFALMDLKERKMGSVLDEIIAPFESEKIKRIKRGEKVLPVEEITQSKEYSVRYYDIDDNQHVNNAIYLDWMIDVLEIDWLTEKRPSSVSIKFNKEIRYGEVVTSSYQQDEDNTSRHQVTVGEDICAEANITWHS from the coding sequence GTGGCAAAAAAATACACAGAAAAATACGTTATTCCTTCTTACGAATGTGATCGAAGTGATTATTTAAAAATACCAACATTAGTAAAAATTTTAATTCAAATTTCTGGTAATCAAAGTAAGTCATTAGGTGTAAGTGATGCTTATGTACATACGTTTGGATTAGGATGGATTATCTTGCAACATGATATTTCAATTAAACGTTTACCAGTAGCCGGCGAAACAGTAACTCTAGGAACAGAAGCTGCGAACTATAATAAATTTTTCTGTTATCGTAATTTTTGGATTTTAGACGAAGAAGGCAATGAATGCGTGACGATGGAAACAACATTTGCCTTAATGGATCTTAAAGAGCGCAAAATGGGTAGTGTCTTAGATGAGATTATTGCTCCTTTTGAATCAGAAAAAATTAAACGAATTAAACGTGGTGAGAAGGTATTACCAGTTGAAGAAATTACTCAAAGTAAAGAATACAGTGTGAGATACTATGATATAGATGACAATCAACATGTTAATAATGCGATTTATTTAGATTGGATGATAGATGTATTAGAGATTGATTGGTTAACAGAAAAACGACCTAGTAGTGTTTCGATTAAATTTAATAAAGAAATTAGATATGGTGAAGTCGTTACAAGCAGTTATCAACAAGACGAGGATAATACTAGTCGTCATCAAGTAACTGTAGGTGAGGATATTTGTGCAGAAGCTAATATAACATGGCATTCTTAA
- a CDS encoding ABC transporter ATP-binding protein, with translation MSYVEVKDVFKRYHMGDNVIVANNGVSFSIEEGEFVVILGPSGAGKSTVLNILGGMDSCDEGQIIVDGVDIAKHNAKELTTYRRLDVGFVFQFYNLVPNLTARENVELASQVSTNALDVDEVLTLVNLDHRKANFPSQLSGGEQQRVAIARALAKNPKLLLCDEPTGALDFETGKQVLKILEDTCRKQKTTVIVITHNSEIAKMADRVIRVNDAKVRSIDLNEHPIPVEEIEW, from the coding sequence ATGAGCTATGTAGAAGTGAAAGATGTATTTAAAAGGTATCATATGGGGGACAACGTGATTGTTGCCAACAACGGCGTATCATTTTCCATTGAAGAAGGGGAGTTCGTTGTGATTTTAGGACCTAGTGGAGCAGGAAAATCAACGGTTCTTAATATACTAGGTGGTATGGATAGTTGTGATGAAGGTCAAATTATTGTAGATGGTGTGGATATTGCTAAACATAATGCCAAAGAACTAACGACCTATAGAAGACTAGATGTTGGTTTTGTGTTTCAATTTTACAATTTAGTTCCTAATCTAACGGCAAGAGAAAATGTAGAACTGGCTTCTCAAGTTTCAACTAACGCACTTGATGTGGATGAGGTTTTAACATTAGTTAACTTAGATCACAGAAAAGCTAATTTTCCTTCCCAATTATCAGGGGGAGAACAACAACGAGTGGCGATCGCTCGAGCTTTAGCTAAAAACCCTAAACTCCTGTTGTGTGATGAGCCAACAGGTGCTTTAGATTTTGAAACAGGAAAACAAGTACTGAAAATATTAGAAGATACCTGCCGTAAACAGAAGACAACGGTCATTGTGATTACTCATAATTCAGAAATAGCTAAAATGGCAGATCGAGTGATTCGAGTGAATGATGCTAAAGTCAGAAGTATTGATTTAAATGAACATCCTATACCAGTAGAAGAAATAGAATGGTAG
- a CDS encoding AAA family ATPase, protein MGLIVLIGPHAVGKMTIGKALEKRIDGKLLFNHQTIDIYANFLGYTKETFRLSDDTRFNLFESFVKTPKTNTTKNIIFTVLADFSSSYDIEFLHKIAAIFLAENQDVFFAALQADMATRLKRNTHEDRLKAKPSKRDLEFSRNELLTSVDKHCLEIDDSKLKELFPEIPTLTINNTKLSAEEVATKVIHHFKLDSR, encoded by the coding sequence ATGGGATTAATTGTTTTAATCGGACCGCACGCTGTTGGAAAAATGACGATTGGGAAAGCGCTTGAAAAAAGAATCGATGGGAAATTATTATTTAATCACCAAACTATTGATATTTATGCTAATTTTTTAGGCTATACCAAGGAGACTTTCCGTTTATCAGATGACACACGTTTTAATTTATTTGAAAGTTTTGTTAAGACACCTAAGACGAATACCACTAAAAATATTATTTTTACTGTACTTGCTGATTTTAGCAGCTCTTATGATATTGAGTTTCTCCATAAAATTGCTGCTATCTTTCTGGCAGAAAATCAAGATGTTTTCTTTGCGGCACTGCAAGCTGACATGGCGACGCGTTTAAAGCGAAATACTCATGAAGATCGTTTAAAAGCCAAGCCTTCAAAAAGAGATCTTGAATTTTCAAGAAATGAACTTCTGACCAGTGTTGATAAGCACTGTTTAGAAATTGATGATTCCAAGCTTAAGGAATTATTCCCAGAAATACCTACACTAACAATCAATAACACAAAGCTTTCAGCAGAAGAGGTAGCCACAAAAGTTATTCATCATTTTAAACTAGACTCCCGTTAA
- a CDS encoding FtsX-like permease family protein, producing MSKKALRKSNIREILQSKARFFSILLIILLGVCFYAGIKATGPDMIHTADTYYKDQQLMDSKVVSPIGLENKELELVKENKQVKQAEGSYTIDATEKTENTVIRLMSYDQKQQLNQPRLLEGKLPEKTGEIALDNRAKELKKYKIGDKITIQTTEDKLTTENYEVVGLINSPMYIDQVSRGNTNVGKGSVDIFGIVPTTDFNLDVFTELYVTYKNTEKLESYSKTYEKRVKTNQKELKKQLDSSQKERVKTLYQDGKAQIQEGKEQLETGRNQLTNAKQQIETAKKELSTQSEQVTTAEKMRQPVPQEMKEALKTSEKSLAEQEEKLNSEEKTLQSKQTDLEKKEDEVDSLQDIKYVYQDRNVNPAYTEYKDNADRISSIATVFPVFFFMIAALICLTTMTRMVDEKRGEIGTLKALGYSNFEIAQKFIVYAVLASVIGSLLGLVIGFNVFPSVIYNAYGSLYNLPPVIITYYPSYSIQSLVVALLCTVLSSMIVLRVDLLSTPSVLMRPKAPKPGKRILLEKIPFIWSRFNFNQKVTARNLFRYKQRMLMTVLGIAGCMAMIITGFGLKDSIGDIVDIQFSKIWHYDATVVYNPDATEEETNKYEKERDALTVYESHLVLSQKTVEVLNDGYKKQEVVVDTPKETKNLHDFITFKDRASGKLYSLDDSGVIINEKLGKLYGLKEGDSLKIKGSGEDEKEVKISHIVENYAMHFIYMTPKFYEQTFGEKPKYNVDLLTFKDKLSQQEEEKLAEQLMNTKKAINVSFTSQIGKAMDDTMGSLNIVVWVLIVSAAMLAFIVLYNLTNINISERIRELSTIKVLGFYNKEVTMYVYRENNILTVLGILLGCVLGKLLHGFVLQTAEVDMMMFPPDIHGISYLYSALLTILFSLIVMFFMHRRLIKVDMIEALKSTE from the coding sequence ATGAGTAAAAAAGCCTTAAGGAAATCCAATATTAGGGAGATTCTACAATCTAAAGCAAGATTTTTTTCAATTCTACTAATTATTTTATTAGGTGTTTGTTTTTATGCAGGAATCAAAGCAACAGGACCAGATATGATTCACACGGCAGATACTTATTATAAAGATCAGCAGTTAATGGATAGTAAAGTCGTCTCCCCCATTGGTCTTGAAAATAAAGAGTTAGAATTAGTGAAAGAAAATAAACAAGTAAAACAAGCTGAAGGTAGCTACACCATAGATGCTACAGAAAAAACCGAGAATACCGTCATTCGTTTGATGTCATATGACCAAAAACAACAACTAAATCAACCAAGATTATTGGAAGGAAAACTTCCTGAAAAAACTGGTGAAATTGCTTTAGATAATAGAGCTAAAGAGCTTAAAAAATATAAAATTGGTGATAAAATAACCATTCAAACAACAGAGGATAAACTAACAACAGAAAATTATGAAGTGGTTGGCTTAATTAATAGTCCTATGTATATTGATCAAGTTTCTAGAGGAAATACCAATGTTGGTAAAGGCTCAGTGGATATTTTTGGTATTGTCCCCACCACAGATTTTAATCTTGATGTTTTTACTGAGCTTTATGTGACGTATAAAAACACTGAAAAATTAGAAAGTTATAGTAAGACGTATGAAAAAAGAGTAAAAACCAATCAAAAAGAACTAAAAAAACAATTAGATTCATCTCAAAAAGAACGCGTTAAAACATTATACCAAGATGGAAAAGCCCAAATTCAAGAAGGAAAAGAACAACTTGAAACAGGTAGAAACCAATTAACGAATGCTAAACAGCAAATAGAAACGGCTAAAAAAGAGTTAAGTACCCAAAGTGAGCAAGTAACAACAGCTGAAAAAATGAGACAACCAGTTCCACAAGAGATGAAAGAAGCTTTGAAAACGTCTGAAAAAAGTTTAGCAGAACAAGAAGAAAAATTAAATTCAGAAGAAAAAACACTTCAAAGCAAACAAACTGACTTAGAGAAAAAGGAAGATGAAGTTGATTCTCTACAGGATATTAAATATGTTTATCAAGATCGGAATGTTAATCCTGCTTACACAGAATATAAAGACAACGCGGACCGTATTTCTTCCATTGCAACTGTCTTTCCTGTATTTTTCTTCATGATTGCTGCACTGATTTGTTTAACCACCATGACTCGAATGGTGGATGAAAAACGGGGTGAAATAGGCACGCTTAAAGCATTAGGCTACAGTAATTTTGAAATAGCTCAAAAATTTATAGTTTATGCGGTATTAGCTAGTGTGATAGGGAGTTTATTAGGACTTGTTATTGGTTTTAATGTTTTCCCATCAGTTATTTATAATGCATATGGCAGTTTGTATAACTTGCCACCTGTGATTATCACTTACTATCCAAGTTACTCAATCCAATCACTTGTAGTGGCACTTCTATGTACAGTGTTATCATCAATGATTGTTTTAAGAGTCGATTTATTAAGTACGCCTTCTGTACTAATGAGGCCTAAAGCACCAAAACCAGGTAAAAGAATTTTACTAGAAAAGATACCTTTCATCTGGTCAAGATTTAACTTTAATCAAAAAGTAACAGCGCGGAATTTATTTAGGTACAAACAGCGAATGTTAATGACGGTTTTAGGTATTGCAGGATGTATGGCAATGATTATTACAGGATTCGGATTAAAGGATTCAATCGGGGACATTGTTGATATCCAGTTTTCAAAAATTTGGCACTATGATGCCACAGTGGTTTATAACCCTGATGCTACAGAGGAAGAAACGAATAAGTATGAAAAAGAGAGAGATGCTTTAACTGTTTACGAGTCCCATTTAGTCTTATCTCAAAAAACGGTAGAAGTCTTAAATGATGGCTATAAAAAGCAAGAAGTAGTAGTGGATACACCAAAGGAAACAAAAAATCTCCATGATTTTATTACCTTTAAGGACCGTGCATCAGGTAAGTTATACTCTTTAGATGACTCAGGAGTTATTATTAATGAAAAATTAGGAAAACTGTATGGATTAAAAGAAGGGGATAGTCTGAAAATAAAAGGTAGTGGCGAAGATGAAAAGGAAGTTAAAATAAGTCATATCGTTGAAAATTATGCCATGCACTTTATTTATATGACACCTAAATTTTATGAGCAGACATTTGGTGAAAAGCCAAAGTACAATGTTGATTTGTTGACGTTTAAAGATAAGTTGAGTCAACAAGAGGAAGAAAAATTAGCTGAACAACTAATGAATACTAAAAAAGCAATCAATGTGAGTTTTACAAGCCAAATTGGTAAAGCGATGGATGATACAATGGGAAGCTTGAATATTGTGGTCTGGGTATTGATTGTTTCAGCGGCGATGCTTGCGTTTATTGTCCTATATAATTTAACTAACATCAATATTTCGGAGCGAATTAGAGAACTCTCAACCATTAAGGTGTTAGGTTTTTATAATAAAGAAGTGACGATGTATGTTTACAGGGAAAATAATATTTTAACAGTCCTAGGAATTTTACTGGGATGTGTCTTAGGAAAATTACTTCACGGATTTGTTCTCCAAACGGCAGAAGTTGATATGATGATGTTCCCACCAGACATTCATGGAATTAGTTATCTTTATTCGGCATTGTTGACGATCCTATTTTCTCTAATAGTTATGTTCTTTATGCACAGAAGATTAATCAAAGTGGATATGATAGAGGCTTTAAAATCCACAGAATAA